Proteins from one Leptospira wolffii serovar Khorat str. Khorat-H2 genomic window:
- a CDS encoding RsmD family RNA methyltransferase, with amino-acid sequence MKPVKKGKGLRIQTGELKGRAIPSVITGEGKSNFTPGIIKKSLFDILESLQLQGRLDLGNSAFIDLFAGSGQIGIESLSRGFARAVFLELAWDRYEGLQSVLQKLGKPYLLLRKDAFRFHKGFDIPEANKVFFLDPPYSFWEKKAAKIKAMVDDIAENEPGVAAIIVQAPSALDWEEYSPRSFGRNTLNVRILV; translated from the coding sequence ATGAAACCTGTAAAGAAAGGAAAAGGCCTTAGGATTCAAACCGGAGAATTAAAGGGGAGGGCGATCCCTTCCGTAATTACCGGCGAAGGAAAGAGCAATTTCACTCCCGGAATTATTAAGAAATCTTTATTCGATATCCTGGAATCCCTACAACTGCAGGGCCGGCTGGATTTGGGAAATTCGGCATTTATAGATCTGTTTGCCGGATCGGGGCAGATCGGAATCGAATCTTTAAGCCGCGGATTCGCTCGAGCCGTTTTTTTGGAATTGGCTTGGGATAGATACGAAGGCCTCCAGTCCGTTTTGCAAAAATTAGGGAAACCTTATCTTCTTCTCCGTAAGGACGCATTTCGTTTTCATAAAGGCTTCGATATTCCCGAAGCCAATAAGGTTTTCTTTTTGGATCCTCCTTATTCTTTCTGGGAAAAGAAAGCCGCCAAAATCAAGGCTATGGTGGATGACATCGCGGAGAACGAGCCCGGAGTCGCGGCAATCATCGTTCAGGCTCCCTCTGCTCTGGATTGGGAAGAATATTCTCCTCGTTCTTTCGGTAGGAACACTCTGAATGTTCGCATTCTGGTCTGA
- a CDS encoding sulfatase-like hydrolase/transferase codes for MFAFWSDFKKNFAHSFLSGNPWIHTGIFVLSLSLICLLTNTSLHVMGVDISEFVSLFYGLLPLLLRDVTGILASSYAFFLGVLLVSLGSEYHNWRKGENLSPKKIYFILFFVLILLFVHSVAEYPQVYGEFFYYRHSWALDLLYFITDHLSPWLSRAVLAIFLSVLILKAFLLFWKNRQYELLVRYFIFIILFYFFHRLGSAWGVLTACFFYSRNFSFRDSKNDLVVISILVIGLGLSFLSSFGIKKSVERDFAFPIAKSSKKINVLILSADSIRQDQLGFVRGEEDLTPNIDSLAKESMVFWDHHTTIPRTFPAWADLLSGRYSFEHGIQDMFPDRKDRSLLGSSFATLPAILDHTHSTSVVSSFAGDIFPRANWGFREVYAPNFNAETLTQQRTIESQVFFLPVLTGSFFGGGEYQSSVRSLPTLGDDSRILPDLFSRFKKKNIPFFSVFFSSVTHFPYSPPYPFYKQGTDPNYYGFSKYFRFVDPSNSERPDEKEQEQIREVYRSSLKAFDSSVGKILQNLKDRGLYEETLIILTSDHGESLFEEDHSHGHGEHLRGEGVTKVPLLIKYPNSSPKARRGNFRGITSHLDILPTILSILETDPESRPKGPGRDLSSLGSEEFWKQDRMVYSETGIWFSDRGDHFFQKHRIRYPNILELHTIDPEDGNSVTVSDPYAKETVLFSKHRMVQNGARKLIYVPSPDGVRYFCYDRKRDPWNTNPLPVAICSDLRSELDRILLGSGYWKKAGEYFVPKAED; via the coding sequence ATGTTCGCATTCTGGTCTGATTTTAAAAAGAATTTCGCTCATTCCTTTCTCTCCGGAAATCCCTGGATTCACACCGGGATTTTCGTGCTTTCTCTTTCTTTAATCTGCCTATTGACGAATACCTCTCTCCATGTAATGGGAGTGGATATCAGCGAATTCGTTTCTCTTTTTTACGGGCTACTTCCGCTCTTGCTGCGGGATGTCACAGGTATTTTAGCTTCTTCTTATGCTTTTTTTCTGGGTGTACTCCTGGTCTCCTTAGGGTCGGAATATCATAACTGGAGAAAGGGGGAGAATCTTTCTCCGAAAAAGATTTATTTTATTCTATTCTTCGTTTTGATTCTTTTATTCGTCCATTCGGTCGCGGAATATCCGCAAGTATACGGTGAATTTTTCTATTATAGGCATTCCTGGGCCTTGGACCTTCTTTATTTTATAACGGATCATCTATCTCCTTGGCTCTCCCGAGCGGTCTTGGCGATTTTTCTTTCCGTTCTGATTCTTAAGGCCTTTCTCCTATTTTGGAAGAATCGACAATATGAGCTCCTAGTTAGATATTTCATTTTTATAATTCTGTTTTATTTTTTTCACAGGTTGGGATCCGCCTGGGGGGTCTTGACTGCCTGTTTTTTTTACTCCCGTAATTTTTCCTTTCGCGATTCAAAAAACGATCTGGTAGTAATTTCGATTTTAGTTATAGGTTTAGGCCTTTCTTTTCTATCTTCTTTCGGAATCAAAAAAAGTGTGGAGAGGGATTTTGCGTTTCCGATCGCTAAGTCTTCCAAAAAGATAAATGTCTTAATTCTATCTGCGGATAGCATCCGTCAGGACCAGCTCGGTTTCGTGAGGGGAGAAGAGGATCTAACCCCGAACATAGATTCTCTCGCTAAGGAATCTATGGTCTTTTGGGACCACCATACCACGATTCCTAGAACCTTTCCTGCCTGGGCGGATCTTCTAAGCGGTAGATATTCCTTCGAACATGGAATCCAGGATATGTTTCCGGATAGAAAGGATAGATCGCTTTTGGGTTCTTCTTTCGCGACCCTTCCCGCGATCTTGGATCATACCCATTCCACTTCGGTGGTATCCTCTTTTGCGGGAGATATTTTTCCCAGGGCGAACTGGGGATTTCGGGAAGTTTACGCTCCGAATTTCAACGCGGAGACTTTAACACAACAGAGGACGATAGAGTCTCAGGTGTTTTTTCTTCCAGTTCTCACGGGTTCTTTTTTCGGAGGAGGGGAATATCAATCCTCCGTTAGATCTCTTCCTACATTGGGCGACGATTCCAGGATTCTTCCGGATTTGTTTTCTAGATTCAAAAAGAAGAATATTCCTTTTTTCAGCGTATTCTTCTCCTCCGTAACTCATTTTCCTTACAGTCCGCCGTATCCGTTTTATAAGCAGGGGACCGATCCGAATTATTACGGTTTTTCTAAATATTTCCGTTTCGTGGATCCGAGCAATTCGGAGCGTCCGGACGAGAAGGAGCAGGAGCAGATCCGCGAGGTATATCGCTCCTCTCTAAAGGCCTTCGACTCTTCCGTGGGAAAGATCCTACAAAATCTGAAGGATCGGGGGCTCTACGAAGAGACTCTCATTATTCTCACATCCGACCACGGAGAATCCCTCTTCGAAGAGGACCATAGTCACGGGCATGGAGAACATTTGAGAGGAGAGGGTGTGACCAAGGTCCCGCTTCTCATCAAGTATCCGAATTCCTCTCCCAAGGCGAGAAGGGGGAACTTCCGGGGAATCACGAGTCATCTGGACATTCTTCCTACAATTCTTTCCATCCTGGAAACGGACCCGGAGTCCCGCCCTAAAGGACCGGGGCGGGATCTAAGCTCTCTAGGTTCCGAGGAATTCTGGAAGCAGGATAGGATGGTTTATTCGGAGACAGGGATCTGGTTTTCGGATAGAGGGGATCATTTCTTCCAGAAGCATCGGATTCGTTATCCGAATATCTTGGAATTGCATACAATCGATCCGGAGGACGGAAATAGCGTGACCGTTTCGGATCCTTATGCTAAGGAAACGGTCTTATTTTCCAAACATAGAATGGTCCAGAACGGAGCCCGTAAGTTGATTTACGTTCCTTCTCCCGACGGAGTTCGATATTTCTGTTACGACCGTAAGAGGGACCCCTGGAATACGAATCCTCTACCGGTCGCGATTTGTTCGGACTTAAGATCGGAGCTGGATAGAATTCTACTCGGATCAGGATATTGGAAAAAAGCCGGAGAATATTTCGTTCCTAAAGCCGAGGATTGA
- a CDS encoding IS481 family transposase, translating into MTTNTNATVKATRRKLNSLELANELENVSKACKIMGYSRQQFYEIRRNFQTYGAEGLLDRIPGAIGPHPNRVSEEIEKEVLEYSLHHPTHGCLKVAQQLSLKGVKVSSGGVRGVWTRNKLVTKHQRLLRLEEHNKDKIIPLSENQIRLLEKFDPEYRERHIQADSTGELVSIDTFMVGSLKGVGRVYLQTVIDYHSRFAWGRLFNNKIPVTAVQTLNNDVHPFFEEHNVKVQTILTDNGREYCGREDQHPFELFLQLEDIEHRTTKVRRPQSNGYVERLHRTLLDEHFRIAGRTKFYESIEEMQIDLEIFFDEHNYKRAHQGRNMNGRTPFQVFVEGIKTKELEVDQPEN; encoded by the coding sequence ATGACCACCAATACCAATGCAACAGTAAAAGCGACTAGAAGAAAGCTAAATTCATTAGAGCTTGCGAATGAATTAGAGAATGTAAGTAAGGCCTGTAAGATCATGGGATATTCCCGTCAGCAGTTTTACGAAATCCGAAGAAACTTCCAAACTTACGGAGCAGAAGGACTCTTAGATAGAATACCTGGAGCAATCGGCCCACATCCGAATCGAGTCAGCGAGGAGATAGAGAAAGAGGTCTTAGAGTATTCATTACATCACCCCACTCATGGATGCCTGAAGGTTGCTCAACAACTCAGTCTTAAAGGAGTTAAAGTAAGTTCAGGTGGAGTCAGAGGTGTTTGGACAAGAAATAAACTGGTAACCAAACACCAAAGGCTTTTAAGGCTCGAAGAACATAACAAAGATAAGATCATCCCTCTCAGCGAAAATCAAATCCGACTCCTTGAAAAATTCGATCCAGAATACAGAGAAAGGCACATACAGGCTGATTCTACAGGAGAATTAGTATCTATAGACACTTTCATGGTTGGATCCTTAAAAGGTGTAGGAAGAGTCTATCTGCAAACCGTAATCGATTATCATAGCAGATTCGCATGGGGAAGACTATTCAATAACAAGATCCCAGTTACCGCCGTACAAACTCTTAACAACGATGTTCATCCTTTCTTCGAAGAACATAACGTTAAAGTCCAGACAATCCTTACCGATAATGGTCGTGAGTATTGTGGAAGAGAGGATCAACATCCATTCGAATTATTTCTTCAATTAGAAGACATAGAACATCGAACCACTAAAGTTCGGAGACCTCAAAGCAACGGATACGTTGAACGTCTTCACAGAACTTTACTCGATGAGCATTTCAGGATCGCAGGCAGAACAAAATTCTACGAGTCAATTGAAGAAATGCAGATCGATTTGGAAATCTTCTTTGATGAACACAATTACAAGCGAGCCCATCAAGGTAGAAACATGAATGGAAGAACTCCATTTCAAGTCTTCGTCGAAGGGATTAAGACAAAAGAATTGGAGGTCGACCAACCAGAAAATTAG
- a CDS encoding HipA family kinase, which yields METYSVQKILSSKKIGSSWPLLVETTAGKYILKLSGTGQGQGVLVSEVIAGDLADRLELPTPRRILLELGPDLISEDEDPELVRLLRNSIGINLGFEYIPYAKSILEDPEFLMDDWESSKVLWFDWLIENPDRTRTNPNIIVRERNYWLIDHGAAFPFQYNLSGLTEYAPTRPWLRAKDHLFYDYVNRLREVHILNAEKLTFSDLEIVTWGVPDEFLQGKGYRLSYDEISRKKEMFAAYLWKRIKGFVISGF from the coding sequence ATGGAAACCTACTCGGTCCAAAAGATTCTATCCTCCAAGAAAATAGGAAGTTCCTGGCCTCTTCTTGTCGAGACTACCGCAGGTAAATATATCCTGAAACTTTCCGGAACCGGGCAAGGGCAGGGAGTCTTGGTTTCCGAAGTCATCGCCGGAGATCTAGCGGATCGTCTGGAATTGCCTACCCCGAGAAGAATTTTACTCGAGCTGGGGCCGGATCTGATTTCGGAGGACGAGGATCCAGAACTTGTCCGACTTTTGCGGAATAGTATAGGAATAAATCTGGGCTTCGAGTATATACCCTATGCAAAATCCATTTTAGAAGATCCGGAATTTCTAATGGATGATTGGGAATCCTCGAAGGTCCTATGGTTCGATTGGTTGATCGAGAATCCGGATAGAACTCGAACTAATCCGAATATCATCGTCCGGGAAAGGAACTATTGGTTGATAGATCACGGAGCCGCTTTTCCTTTCCAATACAATCTTTCCGGATTAACGGAATATGCTCCGACTCGGCCTTGGCTCCGGGCTAAAGACCATCTATTTTACGATTATGTAAATCGTTTACGGGAAGTGCATATATTAAATGCGGAGAAATTGACTTTCTCTGATTTGGAAATAGTGACCTGGGGAGTTCCCGACGAGTTTTTGCAAGGAAAAGGTTATCGCCTCTCTTACGACGAAATTTCCAGAAAGAAGGAAATGTTCGCCGCCTATCTCTGGAAAAGGATCAAAGGTTTTGTCATAAGCGGATTCTGA
- a CDS encoding LIC12806 family lipoprotein, whose protein sequence is MKKFSLFVILLLVKCGMKPVPPPAGKFCEPMIKETQCITLDFRNAKAILGDKEIPLKSTSILNYTYQVDGIYYELEVLNENRVHIQGTNGFNKTLLKLKDKEEKRREYARLWQAIKDLF, encoded by the coding sequence ATGAAGAAGTTTTCCTTATTTGTAATATTACTGCTCGTAAAATGCGGAATGAAACCTGTTCCGCCTCCTGCGGGAAAATTCTGCGAGCCGATGATTAAGGAAACCCAATGTATCACTTTGGATTTTCGAAACGCAAAGGCGATATTAGGGGATAAGGAAATTCCGCTTAAATCCACCAGTATTCTGAACTACACTTACCAAGTGGACGGAATCTATTACGAGTTAGAGGTATTGAACGAAAACCGTGTTCACATACAGGGGACCAACGGTTTCAACAAGACCCTACTTAAACTAAAAGACAAAGAGGAAAAAAGAAGAGAATACGCAAGACTTTGGCAGGCGATCAAGGATTTGTTTTAG
- the carB gene encoding carbamoyl-phosphate synthase large subunit: MPKREDIRSVLILGSGPIVIGQACEFDYSGTQAAKALREKGIRVILLNSNPATIMTDPDLAEATYVEPLTVSVVQKILEKEKPDAILPTVGGQTALNLAMACHNAGLLEKYNVELIGAKVDAIKKAEDRELFKRAMEKIGVSVPRSGLANNLKEAAEIKSKIGLPLIVRPAFTLGGTGGGIAYDEETFDEVVGKGLKASPISQVLLEESVLGWKEFELEVMRDLADNVVIICSIENIDPMGVHTGDSITVAPQQTLSDKEYQNLRDMSIKIIREIGVETGGSNIQFAVNPANGDVIVIEMNPRVSRSSALASKATGFPIAKIAALLSIGYTLDEIKNDITRVTPASFEPSIDYVVTKIPRFAFEKFPGADDTLGVQMKAVGEAMAIGRTFKESFQKAMRSLEIDRFGFGSDGNFAELVEFHSLSSPQRKEKIDAFLRRPNDKRIFYVKKALEEGYTIERIHELSKIDPWFLYQFEDIQKLEKEYSEKGNVILGKMKKAGFANRQLAFLSRKSEVEKILSSSHTPDKKKAEIGSILKREELAIEESLKTSKIEPVYKRIDTCAGEFEAYTPYFYSSYDEEDETNVTQTKSVIILGGGPNRIGQGIEFDYCCCHASFALQDLGVESIMVNSNPETVSTDYDTSDRLYFEPLTLEDVIQIYRKEKPNGVIIQFGGQTPLKLAKDLESRGVPILGTSPDSIDRAEDRKRFSEVLEKLKLLSPKNGIATSMEEARKIAAFITYPVLVRPSYVLGGRAMLIISEEKELDKYMEKAEEISEDRPLLIDSFLEDAIEVDVDALSDGKDVFIAGIMEHIEEAGIHSGDSACMLPPQSLSKKVLDEIRSATQALALELQVKGLINIQYAVKDEILYVIEVNPRASRTVPFVSKALGHPIVKYATRIMMGEPLKSLPLPKEMSFSTVNVKEAVLPFNKFPGVDTILGPEMRSTGEVMGIADTAGEAFLKSQYMAGEELPSQGTVFVSVNDKDKKELLKYIKDLSGLGFNLIATEGTHKFLSENGILSSKINKVYDNQFPTALDYIRENKIHLILNTPLSRVTRDDSFAIRQAAIRYKIPCLTTANAAKALIKGMMEMTDKGFTIRSLQEIHSK; this comes from the coding sequence ATGCCGAAAAGGGAAGATATCCGATCCGTTCTTATCTTGGGATCCGGGCCGATCGTCATCGGCCAAGCCTGCGAATTCGATTATTCCGGCACCCAAGCCGCAAAAGCTCTCCGAGAAAAAGGAATTCGGGTCATTCTTCTCAATTCCAATCCTGCCACGATCATGACGGATCCGGACCTTGCGGAGGCCACGTATGTGGAACCCCTAACGGTCTCAGTAGTCCAAAAGATCCTGGAAAAGGAAAAACCGGACGCAATTCTTCCCACAGTCGGAGGCCAGACCGCCTTGAATTTGGCGATGGCCTGTCATAACGCCGGATTATTAGAAAAGTATAATGTAGAATTGATCGGCGCAAAAGTGGACGCCATCAAGAAGGCCGAGGATCGGGAATTATTCAAACGGGCCATGGAAAAAATCGGGGTTAGCGTTCCTCGTTCCGGACTCGCGAATAACCTAAAAGAAGCCGCCGAAATCAAGTCCAAGATCGGACTTCCTCTGATCGTCAGACCCGCATTCACTCTGGGCGGGACCGGAGGAGGTATCGCTTACGACGAGGAAACCTTCGACGAGGTGGTAGGCAAGGGGCTCAAGGCGTCTCCTATCAGCCAGGTTCTCCTGGAAGAATCCGTTCTGGGCTGGAAAGAATTCGAACTCGAGGTCATGAGAGACCTTGCGGATAACGTAGTCATCATCTGTTCCATCGAGAATATAGATCCGATGGGAGTCCATACCGGCGATTCCATCACCGTCGCTCCCCAGCAGACTCTCTCGGATAAGGAATACCAGAATCTTAGGGACATGTCCATTAAGATCATCCGCGAGATCGGAGTGGAGACCGGCGGATCCAATATCCAATTCGCGGTAAATCCCGCGAACGGAGACGTGATCGTAATCGAGATGAATCCGAGAGTATCCCGTTCTTCCGCTCTTGCTTCCAAGGCGACCGGGTTTCCTATCGCCAAGATTGCGGCTCTTCTCTCCATCGGGTACACGTTGGACGAAATTAAAAACGATATAACCCGTGTCACTCCGGCTTCCTTCGAGCCTTCCATAGATTACGTAGTGACCAAGATCCCCAGATTCGCTTTCGAGAAATTTCCCGGAGCTGATGATACTCTCGGGGTCCAGATGAAAGCGGTCGGAGAGGCCATGGCCATCGGGAGAACTTTCAAGGAAAGTTTCCAAAAAGCGATGCGTTCCTTGGAAATCGATCGCTTCGGTTTCGGTTCGGACGGAAACTTCGCGGAACTCGTGGAGTTTCATTCCTTATCCTCTCCTCAGAGAAAGGAAAAAATCGATGCATTCCTACGCAGACCCAACGACAAGAGAATCTTCTACGTTAAAAAAGCGTTAGAAGAAGGTTATACGATCGAAAGGATCCACGAGTTATCCAAAATAGATCCTTGGTTCCTGTATCAATTTGAAGATATTCAAAAGCTCGAAAAAGAATATTCCGAAAAAGGGAACGTGATACTCGGCAAGATGAAAAAGGCCGGTTTTGCAAACCGACAATTGGCCTTCCTCTCCCGAAAATCCGAAGTCGAAAAGATTCTGTCCTCTTCTCATACTCCCGACAAGAAGAAAGCGGAGATCGGATCCATCCTAAAAAGGGAAGAATTGGCTATCGAAGAGAGTCTGAAGACTTCCAAGATTGAACCTGTCTACAAAAGGATCGACACTTGCGCCGGTGAATTCGAGGCCTATACTCCTTATTTCTACTCTTCCTATGACGAGGAGGACGAGACCAATGTCACTCAAACTAAATCCGTTATCATCTTAGGCGGAGGTCCGAATCGGATCGGACAAGGGATAGAATTCGATTATTGTTGCTGCCACGCGTCCTTCGCTCTCCAGGATCTGGGAGTGGAATCCATCATGGTCAATTCCAATCCGGAGACTGTTTCCACGGACTACGATACCTCGGATCGTCTCTATTTCGAGCCCTTGACTCTGGAGGATGTGATCCAGATCTATCGAAAGGAAAAACCCAACGGTGTCATCATACAGTTCGGAGGCCAAACCCCTTTGAAGCTTGCCAAGGATTTGGAAAGCAGGGGAGTCCCCATTTTAGGGACGAGTCCCGACTCCATAGACCGTGCTGAGGATAGAAAACGATTCTCAGAAGTATTAGAAAAACTGAAATTGCTTTCTCCTAAGAACGGAATTGCGACCTCCATGGAGGAAGCCCGTAAGATCGCGGCTTTCATCACCTATCCGGTTCTAGTTCGCCCCAGTTATGTTCTGGGAGGAAGGGCCATGCTCATCATCAGCGAAGAGAAGGAGCTGGATAAATACATGGAGAAGGCGGAGGAAATCTCGGAAGACAGACCTCTGCTTATCGATTCCTTTTTGGAAGATGCGATAGAAGTGGATGTGGACGCTCTCTCCGATGGAAAAGACGTATTCATAGCCGGAATCATGGAGCATATCGAAGAAGCAGGGATCCATTCCGGAGATTCCGCTTGTATGCTACCTCCCCAGTCCTTATCCAAAAAAGTTTTGGACGAGATTCGGTCCGCTACCCAAGCTCTTGCCTTGGAGTTGCAAGTCAAGGGACTTATCAATATACAATATGCGGTTAAGGACGAGATCCTTTACGTAATCGAAGTAAACCCGAGAGCCTCCAGAACCGTTCCGTTCGTTTCCAAGGCGCTCGGACATCCTATCGTGAAATATGCGACGCGTATCATGATGGGAGAACCTCTAAAAAGCCTTCCTTTACCTAAGGAGATGTCCTTCTCCACAGTGAACGTGAAGGAGGCCGTGTTACCTTTTAATAAGTTCCCGGGAGTGGATACCATACTCGGGCCCGAAATGAGATCCACTGGAGAGGTGATGGGGATTGCGGACACCGCAGGTGAGGCCTTTCTTAAGTCCCAGTACATGGCGGGAGAAGAATTGCCTTCCCAAGGAACCGTATTCGTATCGGTGAACGACAAAGATAAGAAGGAACTCCTAAAATACATCAAGGACCTGTCGGGACTCGGATTCAATCTGATCGCTACCGAAGGAACTCATAAGTTCCTGTCCGAGAACGGAATCCTATCCTCTAAGATCAATAAGGTATACGATAATCAATTTCCTACCGCATTGGATTATATCCGGGAGAATAAGATCCATCTCATTCTCAACACTCCTTTGAGTAGAGTGACCCGAGACGATAGCTTTGCGATCCGCCAAGCAGCCATTCGATATAAGATTCCTTGTTTGACCACGGCGAATGCCGCGAAGGCACTAATCAAGGGAATGATGGAGATGACGGACAAAGGATTCACGATCCGTTCTCTCCAGGAAATCCATTCCAAATAG
- a CDS encoding flagellar hook-length control protein FliK, whose translation MQIRTEGPNREEAIQIASENKTSQLSEKAAPSSGPNFMDLMKSIQLRSQKALEEGQKTPEVRIERNEEKEEVREPELFSEVEEKEEEIVEEDSETEADDKVSFLEKKKIQNGEFSDEEDLEWEELDPESPFAIQMTSFLANLEPKNEKEALPKNKEEAAPVQKIVKQSKQETTLQTEKEEIHSSHSKPSFETEKRPLKENKKSPEKESLEEGLKNLEEVRKFSKPANEEKAQAALKEIHKENIIPESENWKITREKKQESFSQISKAQVSKVASADESKGDTSGKGAQNQEFSQRQGQETTLTLLKAGMGIQEKSTEISNSSNARAKSNSTPLADRSAMKENFQRLVQSAKLNIVENGRSEATLRLNPRELGRVSLRISVEEDRVQGKIVVESDQVRRLFAGDLEQLKKDFKDQGLQLESLSIEVEDSMQFSWNGSGSDRANDSEGFSEGVSSSVSSSSGSQVSELDSIEISESAEKNTERRLNVLV comes from the coding sequence ATGCAGATTCGAACGGAAGGACCAAACAGAGAAGAGGCGATACAGATCGCTTCGGAGAATAAGACTTCGCAACTTTCCGAAAAGGCAGCCCCGTCTTCCGGACCGAATTTTATGGATCTGATGAAATCCATCCAACTGCGTTCTCAGAAAGCGTTGGAGGAAGGTCAAAAGACTCCGGAAGTTCGGATCGAACGTAATGAGGAGAAGGAAGAGGTCAGAGAGCCCGAGCTATTCTCCGAAGTGGAAGAGAAAGAAGAAGAAATCGTAGAAGAAGATTCCGAAACGGAGGCCGACGATAAGGTTTCCTTTCTTGAGAAAAAAAAGATCCAGAACGGAGAATTCTCCGACGAGGAAGATCTGGAATGGGAAGAATTAGACCCCGAGTCTCCTTTCGCAATTCAGATGACTTCCTTTTTGGCCAATCTAGAACCTAAGAATGAAAAGGAAGCACTTCCCAAGAATAAGGAAGAAGCCGCGCCGGTTCAAAAAATCGTAAAGCAATCCAAACAAGAAACGACTCTGCAAACCGAGAAAGAGGAAATCCACTCTTCGCATTCCAAACCGTCGTTCGAAACGGAAAAGCGTCCCCTAAAGGAGAATAAAAAGTCTCCCGAGAAGGAAAGTCTGGAAGAAGGTCTTAAAAATCTGGAGGAAGTTCGTAAATTCTCCAAACCGGCTAACGAAGAGAAGGCGCAAGCGGCATTAAAGGAAATTCATAAAGAAAACATAATACCCGAATCCGAAAACTGGAAGATTACAAGAGAGAAGAAGCAGGAATCTTTTTCTCAGATCTCCAAGGCTCAGGTTTCCAAGGTAGCTTCCGCGGACGAATCCAAAGGCGATACTTCCGGGAAAGGAGCCCAGAACCAGGAATTCTCCCAGAGACAGGGCCAGGAGACCACTTTGACTCTTTTGAAAGCCGGGATGGGGATCCAGGAAAAATCTACAGAGATTTCCAATTCTTCCAATGCTCGCGCCAAGTCGAACTCAACTCCTTTGGCGGATCGTTCCGCGATGAAGGAGAATTTTCAGAGACTCGTTCAATCCGCGAAATTGAATATAGTGGAGAACGGTAGATCGGAAGCGACTCTTCGTTTGAATCCGAGAGAACTGGGCCGAGTTTCCCTACGCATCAGCGTGGAAGAGGATCGTGTCCAAGGAAAGATCGTAGTAGAGTCGGATCAAGTTCGTCGTCTCTTCGCCGGAGATCTGGAGCAATTAAAGAAGGATTTTAAGGACCAAGGATTGCAATTGGAATCCTTGAGCATAGAAGTCGAGGATTCGATGCAATTTTCCTGGAACGGATCCGGTTCGGACCGTGCCAACGATTCGGAAGGATTTTCAGAGGGAGTCTCTTCTTCCGTTTCTTCCTCTTCAGGCTCGCAAGTTTCCGAACTTGACTCTATAGAAATTTCGGAATCCGCCGAAAAGAATACGGAAAGACGCTTAAACGTTTTGGTGTAA